From the Pseudomonadota bacterium genome, the window TCGAGCCGGACATAATGTAATCTCGTCACCCGAGGTTGTGGTGCGAGGAAGCGTCCAGCGGGCTGTCGGTGGCTATCGTCCCGAGCTTCCGCACACCGGTGACCTCGAGATGTGGTTGCGGATCGCAGCCGTTTCCGACATCGCCTATGTGCGGGGCGTGCCGCAGGCCTGCTATCGCGTGCACCCGGCGAGCATGTTGCGCACCACGTACCGACGCAGCCTCGTGGACTTGGAGCAACGCAAAGCCGCCTTCGACACCTTCTTTCAGCATCACCACAACGCTGTCGCGGGCGCTTACCGTCTGCGCGACCTGGCCGGCCGTGCCCTTGCGCGCGAAGCGCTATGGGAAGCGTGTCGGGCGTACGACCGCAATCAAGTGGAAGAAGCCGGTGCCGATGAGTTGGTAGCGTTCGCGATGACGACCTACCCTGCGGCGATGTCCCTATCTGAGTACGCGGCACTCCGTCGGCGGCGACGCCTCGGGCCCATCATATGCCACCGGACTCAAGTATTCGCCGCGCCGGCGCTCGTGCGCCGGATTCGGCGCCGGCTGCGGCGCGAGCGATGGAAACGGCAGGGAGTATGACGATTAGCACACATCCCGTACGCGATCCTGCCCGACAAGAGGTGGCTGTGAACTCGCTGCTCGACCGAGCCCAAGTCCAATTCGCTCGCCGTTACCGGCAATTACGTGACATCTGGAAGGCCGAGGGGCCGCGTGGGATCAGCCACCGAACACGAACCGCTGTGGCGCGATGGCTCGCCCCGAAGGACGTCGTGATGCCAGTCCGCCCCGCCGATATCGTAGCGGTCGACCTATTCCGATCATTACGGGTCGTCGTTCCGACGACCAGCCCCGGGCAACCAGTGTTCATCAACTGGGTGACGACCCCCCCCAGTCCCGGGGCGGGCGGCCATACAACCCTATACCGCATCGTCAGGTACCTTGAGGCACACGGGTACGTGAACCGGGTCTACTTCTACGACGTTCACCGCGTCGACCACCAATATTACGAATCGATCGTGCGTCGTTCCTACGAGTTCAACGGCCGGTTGGCGAGTCTGGACGACGGAATGGACAATGCCCACGCCGTGGTCGCAACTTCTTGGCCCACCGCCTACCCGGCCTTCAACGCACGTTGTGCCGGCAAGCGCTTTTACTTCGTACAGGACTTCGAGCCTTATTTCTACCCCGTTGGGGCCTCAAGCGTTCTGGCCGAGAACACGTACCGTATGGGTTTCCACGCCATAACTGCTGGCCGGTGGCTGGCGGAAAAGCTCCGTACCGAGTTCTGTATGGAAGCAGATTACTTCGAGTTCGGGTGCGACGCCTCTCGCTATAACCGCCTGCCAAGTTCCCGTCGTTCCGGCGTGGTGTTCTACGCCCGTCCGGAAGCCGCGCGCCGCGGTTTCGAGCTCGGCCTGATGGCTATCGAGCTTTTCGCCAAACGTCGGCCGGAGATCGAACTACATTTCTATGGAGACAAGATGGGCAAGTTGCCATTCGCCTTCGTCGACCACGGTCGTGTTACACCTGAGCAGCTCAACTGTATCTACAATCGGTGCTACGCGGGGCTAAGCTTGTCACTGACGAACGTATCACTGGTTCCCCACGAAATGCTCGCCGCCGGATGTATCCCGGTCGTCAACGACGCCGTTCACAACCGTATCGTCCTGGATAATCCCTTTATTCGTTATGCGTCGCCGAACCCCCACGCCCTGGCCGCCGAACTCGAAGCCCTAGTTACGATGGCGGATTTCGACTCATTGTCCCGGAGGGCGGCCGCAAGCGTCCACCCCCGGACGTGGGACGACGCGGGTGCTGCTGTCGATGCGATCTTCCGGCGAGTCTTGGGAGCGTGACTCATTCAGCTGAGCGCCGCTCTGTCTGCAGCTGGCTGGAGATTACAGCGAAGTTTTTCCGTCCGTTGTTTCCGCTATAGAGGCAGGCATCCTGCGTCGGTACATAAGACATTATATCCGTTTTCCGGGCGTGGCAAGGATATCAGGCGTCAACATTTGGCAGATTCCGTTTGAGACATGCGGCCGCCTTCAGGAATATTCCCATAGTAAGTATGGTATGCACCCAACCGAATGTAGCTGAGTGCGGGAAATGAACGCCATCGGCATTGGTTTCACGCTGATCGCCGGCGTGTTCCTCGCTACTTTGCCGAGGCGTTTCGCGGCGATTCCTTTGTTGCTCGGGGCGTTGTATATGACGCTTGGCCAAGTGCTTGAGGTCGGGCCGGCGAGTTTCACGGTGATGCGGATGTTGGTTGCGGTGGGCATTTTGCGCGTCCTGTTAAAGGGCGACCGGATTGCGAACGGCATTAATCGTGTGGATGGCATGTTGATTCTCTGGGCCGTCTGGTTGATTGGTAGCAGCGTTTTTCACACGTCCGGCGCCTGGGTGTTCCGGGCAGGAATGATCTGGAGTGATCTGGGCTATTACTTCTTGTTTCGGGTTTTTGTTCAGGATTCGGCAGACGTTCGGCGCATTTTCAAAGTCCTGTGTGTTCTTTTGGTGCCGATCGCGGTGCTTATGCTTCTTGAACAATCCAGCGGGACGAATTTCTTTGCTAGTTTGGGTGGAATAAATGAACTACCCGACGTCCGCGAGGGACACGTTCGTGCGCAAGGGCCGTTCAGCCACCCGATCTTGGCTGGAACGGTTGGCGCGGCATGTTTCCCGATGGCCGTCTATTTGTACAAGAGTCACCGCAAGCATGCATTGTTGGGATTGTTTGCTGCGGGCGGAATCGTCTTCGCCAGCACTTCGACCGGACCGATCATGATGCTCCTTTTCATCCTGTTCGGCCTGGCTCTTTGGAAAGCACGAAAACGTTTGCGCATGATCCGTTGGCTGGCGTTAACTGCGGTTATCGCCTTGGACGCGGTCATGAAAGCCCCCGTATACTATCTGATGATGCGAATTGACATTGCTGGCGGGAGCACGGGCTGGCATCGGTCTAGGCTGATAGAATCCTCGCTCGAACATTTAGATGAGTGGTGGCTAGTAGGTACGGATTACACGCGGCATTGGATGGCGACGGGTCTACAGGCATACGAAGCGCATACCGACATTACTAATCACGTGCTGGCGATGGGCGTGTGGGGGGGCCTGCCGCTGATGTTTCTTTTCATCATGACCCTCGTGGCTGCGTTCCGCGCGGTGGGACTGGCGCTCCGGGAGCATGAAAGTGCGTCCATGGAACATCTCTTTCTCATCTGGACGTTAGGAGCGATCTTATTTGGGCACGTAGCAAATTTCCTTGCGATCTCCCTCTTCGACCAATCCGTCGTTTTCTTTTACCTCGTTCTGGCCGCGATCGGTGCGGTTCAGCCTCTGAAGCCACTTTCCAGTACGGCGGCCAAGACAATCAGTTGGCGTCAGGGTATGAAACCATTTGCCGTTGCGAAAGCCACGACAGTCAGTCGGCGTAGCCGCCTAGGCGCTACCGAAGCATAAAGCTAGGCTTTCGCGCCCCTTAACACGCTACGGCGGACGCGTCATCCAACGCGCCGGCCACCCGATGCCCCGCTAAAGTCAATATCGCCCGTGCAAATCCGGGAAAGGCACTCTCACGTCTCGTTACACTGAACTATTGTACACGTGTACTTTACTTCTCCACCCTCTAGCTCTGCCCACGTAATGCAACCACGGTCGCTTGCAGCACCTTTGATGGTTGGCTGGAGGCCGTCCGTTGTGATGACCTCGGACTTCGAGCGATCCCGCCACCAGCGCGCAACATCGTTGGGCAAAGCGTGCCAGAGATTTTCTTGCGACATGATGAACGCGAGAAATTGATCGTAATACTGAAGGTTCGTTTCGGTCAACATGTAATCGGGATGGATGATGATATTGACCAAGCCGTGATTCTCGATGACCCACCGTGATTTCTGCTTCCACAATTCAATGTCTTTCTTCCGTAAGATTTCAATCAACGTGTGATCTTGTACCAAGGTAATCGGCAGTTCCACCATGTCACCAAGAAAGAACGGAAAGACCGAACAGCAGCCGCCCGACTGGGGCTCGAACGGATCCGTATCAGGGAATGATGAATCATATTCAGCAGCAATTTCCGGCATCCAGTCGGGATTGCGGTGCGTCGCCGGCGAGCGAAACCCGACGGCACCCCACTTTTTCAAATAACGATTCATGGTTGGGAGGCGCTCCTCGAATATTTGCCGCGATGAGAACTCTTTGCCGTCGTGGTACAAGCCGTGCAATCCAATCTCGCAACCTTGATCGGTAAGTTCCTTGAAGATCTTTTTGTCGAACGGATACCGTTCCGGCACAAAATTCCACGAGGAAACAACGCCGTACTTTTTCTCAAGTTCTCTGACGCGCAGGATGTTTCTCAGACCAATCTGTCCTTCAATGTCGTGAGTGAGCGTTACAGCGGCACGAAAGCTTCTGGGCCAGAAGTTGATGATTGGAATTCTTTTCTCCTCACTTTGCTCAATGCGAGCCTTCATCTCACGATTAGCACGGTGAACAAGGATCGGCTCGATGGGCCATGCCGGAAACTTCACTTGCGCTTGTTTCTTCGCGTATTGCCTGCGCATTGCGAGTTGAAGGCTACGGGGTAAAAGCGGGCGAAGAGCATAGTATGCTTTCAGCAATCCGCGCGTTTTGCCCGGCTGGTTGTAGCGCTCGTGCAAATAGTATTCTACCGGATGCTCGTCCGTCGACGATCCGGTCGCATTCCGCTGCACACAAACTTTCTCGACAATTTCAGCCATTGCTGTCTCCAAGCTAAACTGCGTATACAATAGGTTGTCCACTCCGTTTACACAGCAACGCGGTTGAGGCGTAAATGGCAGTGCTCGTAATGTCATCAAGCTTTGATGCACCTATTTGGGGTGCATCATCGGCTATGATCCTATGGCGCGACGGATGTCAACCCTCCCCAACCGGACTTGAAGACGCGCAGCGCATTGTTGGCCTTTGACGCTCTAACATCAAACTCTCCGCACCTTTCGATGCAGGCACGCGCCTTGCCACAAGGTAGGCGTGAGGGG encodes:
- a CDS encoding glycosyltransferase family 2 protein — protein: MSAVDVVIPCYNYARYLQACVHSVLSQSGVDVRVLVIDDASSDNTARVGHELAASDSRVAFRRHKVNKGHIATYNEGLIDWSTAEYTVLLSADDLLMPGSLSRAVRIMDTDESIGMVYGRPIYFEKETEIPRITARERAYTQWSGAEWLEGRCRAGHNVISSPEVVVRGSVQRAVGGYRPELPHTGDLEMWLRIAAVSDIAYVRGVPQACYRVHPASMLRTTYRRSLVDLEQRKAAFDTFFQHHHNAVAGAYRLRDLAGRALAREALWEACRAYDRNQVEEAGADELVAFAMTTYPAAMSLSEYAALRRRRRLGPIICHRTQVFAAPALVRRIRRRLRRERWKRQGV
- a CDS encoding glycosyltransferase family 1 protein, translating into MTISTHPVRDPARQEVAVNSLLDRAQVQFARRYRQLRDIWKAEGPRGISHRTRTAVARWLAPKDVVMPVRPADIVAVDLFRSLRVVVPTTSPGQPVFINWVTTPPSPGAGGHTTLYRIVRYLEAHGYVNRVYFYDVHRVDHQYYESIVRRSYEFNGRLASLDDGMDNAHAVVATSWPTAYPAFNARCAGKRFYFVQDFEPYFYPVGASSVLAENTYRMGFHAITAGRWLAEKLRTEFCMEADYFEFGCDASRYNRLPSSRRSGVVFYARPEAARRGFELGLMAIELFAKRRPEIELHFYGDKMGKLPFAFVDHGRVTPEQLNCIYNRCYAGLSLSLTNVSLVPHEMLAAGCIPVVNDAVHNRIVLDNPFIRYASPNPHALAAELEALVTMADFDSLSRRAAASVHPRTWDDAGAAVDAIFRRVLGA